The sequence AGTGATTTGCAGGTTACGTATAACTTTAATATGGTTGCGATCCACGACCGACGGCCAAAACTAATGAGTTTGGCTAACCTATTGGATGCCTATATTGGCCACCAAAAAGAAGTGGTAACAAGACGTTCCAGCTTTGATTTACAAAAAGCAAGAGAACGGGCCCATATTGTTGAGGGGTTAATGAAAGCTTTATCGATTTTAGATGAAGTGATTGCCACTATCCGTGCGTCAAAGGATAAAAAGGATGCAAAGGATAATTTAGTTGCTCAATTCGGCTTTACAGAGGCTCAAGCTGAAGCCATTGTAACATTACAGCTCTATCGGCTAACTAATACCGATATCACAGCGCTTCAAGAGGAAGAGGCAGAGCTGAAAAAACGAATTGCGGAGCTGGAATCGATACTTGGCAGCGAAGCTAAATTGGTCCAGGTTATAAAAAAAGAGCTTAAAGAGGTTCAAAAGCAATTTGAAGATCAGCGCAGAACTTCAATTGAAGCAGAAATTGAAGAATTAAAGATTAATTTAGAAGTATTAGTGGCCAGTGAAGATGTCATGGTTACGATGACCAAGGAAGGCTACATAAAAAGAACTTCATTACGTTCGTATGCTGCTTCGAATGGTTTAGATTTTGCTATGAAAGAAACTGACCGACTCCTCTTCCAGGGAGAATTAAATACAACCGACGTGATCTTGCTGTTTACGAATAAAGGCAATTATTTATATTGTCCGATTCACGAGCTGCCAGACATTCGCTGGAAAGACCTTGGCCAACATATTTCCAATATCATTCCGATTGATAAAGATGAGCGGATTATAGAGGCAATTCCAGTAAAAGACTTTAATCTGCCTCAATATCTCTTATTCTTTACGAAAAACGGTCTGGTGAAAAAGACGGAACTGAACCTGTACAAAGCACAACGGTATTCGAAGGCGCTTGTTGCGATTAATTTGAAAAAAGAAGATGAATTACAAAATGTGTATATAACAGATGGAAAGAGTTCATTGTTTATTGCAACTAGTCTAGGATATGGACTTCTTTTCCATGAAGAGGAAATCAGCCCAATCGGTGTCAGAGCCGCTGGAGTTAAAGGTATTAATTTAAAAGACGGTGACACGGTTGTGAGCGGAATTGTTTTATCAGAAGATAAAAACGGATTTGTCCTTGTTACGCATCGCGGATCTATCAAAAGAATGAAAGTCACTGAATTTGAGCCAATTTCTCGCGCTAAGCGGGGAGTTGTGATGCTCCGAGAACTAAAAACGGCACCTCACCGGGTTGCTGGCTTTGTTTTGACAAAGGAAACAGATAAGATATTTGTTCAATCTGAAGCAGGAAAAATAGAAAGTATCGAAGCAAATCAAATTCGTTTTAGCGATCGTTATTCAAACGGATCCTTTATTTTGGATGAACAAGAAGCAGGACCTGTTGTAGATGTTTGGATTGAGGAAGCTCTAAGCGAAGACAATCAGGAAGAATAGATGGTATGTAAAGCTGCTGGCAAATGTCAGCAGCTTTTTAGTTTTTCTACATAATTTTTCCTTGGCTGGGAATAATAGTTGGAAAACTACTTAATGGGGGCTTTTCGATGAACAAACATCTTGTAATCCTAGGCTTTGCTTTTTTTCTGTTAAGTTTACCTGTATTAGCAAACACG comes from Bacillus oleivorans and encodes:
- the parC gene encoding DNA topoisomerase IV subunit A translates to MTAEVFRELPLEEVIGDRFGRYSKYIIQDRALPDARDGLKPVQRRILYAMHAEGNTSEKGFRKSAKTVGNVIGNYHPHGDSSVYEAMVRLSQDWKMRNVLVEMHGNNGSIDGDPPAAMRYTEARLSAIASQLLKDIEKKTVDYVPNFDDTINEPVVLPARFPNLLVNGSTGISAGYATEIPPHNLTEVINAVIMRMDKPAATVEDLMSVIKGPDFPTGGIIQGVDGIRQAYETGKGKIIIRGKAEVETLRGGREQIVITEIPFEVNKANLVKKMDEFRLDRKVEGISEVRDETDRTGLRIVVELKKDADSAGVLNYLYKNSDLQVTYNFNMVAIHDRRPKLMSLANLLDAYIGHQKEVVTRRSSFDLQKARERAHIVEGLMKALSILDEVIATIRASKDKKDAKDNLVAQFGFTEAQAEAIVTLQLYRLTNTDITALQEEEAELKKRIAELESILGSEAKLVQVIKKELKEVQKQFEDQRRTSIEAEIEELKINLEVLVASEDVMVTMTKEGYIKRTSLRSYAASNGLDFAMKETDRLLFQGELNTTDVILLFTNKGNYLYCPIHELPDIRWKDLGQHISNIIPIDKDERIIEAIPVKDFNLPQYLLFFTKNGLVKKTELNLYKAQRYSKALVAINLKKEDELQNVYITDGKSSLFIATSLGYGLLFHEEEISPIGVRAAGVKGINLKDGDTVVSGIVLSEDKNGFVLVTHRGSIKRMKVTEFEPISRAKRGVVMLRELKTAPHRVAGFVLTKETDKIFVQSEAGKIESIEANQIRFSDRYSNGSFILDEQEAGPVVDVWIEEALSEDNQEE